One window from the genome of Gadus macrocephalus chromosome 7, ASM3116895v1 encodes:
- the LOC132460678 gene encoding tubulin alpha chain, with product MGKPRSVLEPAPEKPIYTESCCAYHHYRLHSPNPRRRNRRTLIAKMRECISMHVGQAGTQMGNACWELYCLEHGIQPDGQMPSDKTIGGGDDSFNTFFSETGAGKHVPRAVFVDLEPTVIDEVRTGTYRQLFHPEQLITGKEDAANNYARGHYTIGKEIIDLVLDRTRKLADQCTGLQGFLIFHSFGGGTGSGFTSLLMERLSVDYGKKSKLEFAVYPAPQVSTAVVEPYNSILTTHTTLEHSDCAFMVDNEAIYDICRRNLDIERPTYTNLNRLIGQIVSSITASLRFDGALNVDLTEFQTNLVPYPRIHFPLATYAPVISAEKAYHEQLSVADITNACFEPANQMVKCDPRHGKYMACCLLYRGDVVPKDVNSAIATIKTKRTIQFVDWCPTGFKVGINYQPPTVVPGGDLAKVQRAVCMLSNTTAIAEAWARLDHKFDLMYAKRAFVHWYVGEGMEEGEFSEAREDMAALEKDYEEVGTDSVNEEDEGEEY from the exons ATGGGAAAGCCCCGTTCCGTTTTAGAGCCCGCCCCCGAGAAACCTATATATACTGAATCCTGCTGCGCTTATCACCATTACCGCCTTCACTCACCGAATCCTCGACGTCGGAACAGAAGGACATTAATCGCAAAAATG CGCGAGTGTATCTCCATGCACGTCGGCCAGGCCGGTACCCAGATGGGCAATGCCTGCTGGGAGCTGTACTGCCTGGAGCACGGCATCCAGCCCGACGGACAGATGCCCTCCGACAAGACCATCGGAGGGGGGGATGACTCCTTCAACACATTCTTCAGCGAGACGGGGGCGGGGAAGCACGTCCCCCGGGCGGTGTTCGTGGACCTGGAGCCCACCGTCATCG ATGAGGTTCGTACCGGAACCTACCGCCAGCTGTTCCACCCTGAGCAGCTGATCACAGGGAAGGAAGACGCGGCCAATAACTACGCCCGCGGTCACTACACCATCGGCAAGGAGATCATCGACCTCGTGCTGGACAGAACTCGCAAGCTG GCGGACCAGTGCACAGGTCTCCAGGGCTTCCTCATCTTCCATTCCTTCGGTGGAGGAACGGGCTCCGGCTTCACCTCTCTGCTGATGGAGCGTCTCTCCGTTGACTACGGGAAGAAGTCCAAGCTGGAGTTCGCCGTCTACCCCGCGCCCCAGGTTTCAACCGCCGTGGTGGAGCCCTACAACTCCATCCTgaccacccacaccaccctgGAGCACTCGGACTGCGCCTTCATGGTCGACAACGAGGCCATCTACGACATCTGCCGCAGGAACCTGGACATCGAGCGCCCTACCTACACCAACCTCAACAGGCTGATCGGTCAGATCGTCTCCTCAATCACCGCCTCCCTGCGCTTCGACGGTGCCTTGAACGTCGACCTGACAGAGTTCCAGACCAACTTGGTGCCCTACCCCCGTATCCACTTCCCCCTGGCCACCTACGCCCCTGTCATCTCCGCCGAGAAGGCCTACCACGAGCAGCTGTCGGTGGCCGACATCACAAACGCCTGCTTCGAGCCGGCCAACCAGATGGTGAAGTGCGACCCTCGCCACGGCAAGTACATGGCGTGCTGCCTGCTGTACCGCGGAGACGTGGTGCCCAAAGACGTCAACTCCGCCATCGCCACCATCAAGACCAAGCGCACCATCCAGTTCGTGGACTGGTGCCCCACCGGCTTCAAGGTGGGAATCAACTACCAGCCCCCCACCGTGGTGCCGGGAGGAGATCTGGCCAAGGTGCAGAGGGCCGTGTGCATGCTGAGCAACACCACCGCCATCGCCGAGGCCTGGGCGCGCCTGGACCACAAGTTTGACCTGATGTACGCTAAGAGGGCCTTTGTCCACTGGTACGTCGGGGAGGgcatggaggagggagagttcTCCGAGGCCAGGGAGGACATGGCCGCCCTGGAGAAGGATTACGAAGAGGTGGGCACCGACAGCGtcaacgaggaggacgagggtgAAGAGTACTAG